The region TTATATCAAGCGGCAAGAACATGGGGGCATTTAAAGGTGTTGGTGAACCAGCTGATGTAGCAGACTTTTTTATTATTGAAGACTACAAGGCATATATATGGATGGGGCATACAAGATTTCCTACCAACACACCGGGCTGGTGGGGGGGCGCACATCCCTTTACTATCCTTGATTGGGCGATTGTTCACAATGGCGAGATAACGAGCTACGGGACCAACCGCGCATTTCTTGAGATGTATGGTTATAAGTGTACCCTGCTTACGGATACCGAGGTCGTAGCGTATGCCCTTGACTATCTCATCAGACAGCAAAAGATGCCTTTGCGGGCAGCATTTTATGCACTGGCAAGTCCTTTCTGGAAAGACATAGATTTAGGGTTGCCTGAGGACAGGGAGTTTTCTGAGGCATTAAGGGCCATACGTATACAGTACGGTCCATTGCTCCTGAATGGCCCGTTCGCTATCCTGTTCGGTTGGCGCAACGGTCTGGTAGGGTTTAATGACAGGATAAAACTGCGCCCACTCTTTGCAGGGGAAAAAGATGAGACTCTCTACATGGCAAGCGAAGAAGCTACCATAAGGGAGATATGTGAAAAACCCGACAGGCTATGGATGCCAAGGGCTGGAGAGCCGGTTATCGGGATGCTGAATGAAGGGGCAAGAAAATAATCCCCCTTAATCGCCCTTTTTCAAAGGGGGAAATCAGTTA is a window of Nitrospirota bacterium DNA encoding:
- a CDS encoding glutamine amidotransferase family protein, which translates into the protein MIEGYKKYNDPRDTSGCGLVGFINRDGSRVDGSHIIKALCLMKDRGNGLGAGYAAYGIYPDMADFYAIHVMMDKPEIKSDVEKVLFRYFNVHREEEIPTRATPYIKNPPVFWRYFVDTKSECLVPGEDQDGLVVRAVMMVNNNVSGAYVISSGKNMGAFKGVGEPADVADFFIIEDYKAYIWMGHTRFPTNTPGWWGGAHPFTILDWAIVHNGEITSYGTNRAFLEMYGYKCTLLTDTEVVAYALDYLIRQQKMPLRAAFYALASPFWKDIDLGLPEDREFSEALRAIRIQYGPLLLNGPFAILFGWRNGLVGFNDRIKLRPLFAGEKDETLYMASEEATIREICEKPDRLWMPRAGEPVIGMLNEGARK